From Candidatus Atelocyanobacterium thalassa isolate ALOHA, a single genomic window includes:
- the ispG gene encoding (E)-4-hydroxy-3-methylbut-2-enyl-diphosphate synthase, whose product MNILETSKDIENVSKQEIDTTIHRRQTRPVKVGDITIGGGFPVVVQSMINEDTLDIESSVNAIRKLHEIGCEIVRVTVPSMAHAKALAAIKRRLNETYQPVPLVADVHHNGLKIALEVAKHVDKVRVNPGLYVFEKHDINRSDYSQKEFKEIGEIIRKTLEPLIISLRDQGKAMRIGVNHGSLAERMLFTYGDTPLGMVESALEFIRICESLEFYNLVISLKASRVPTMLAAYRLMAQRMNELNMNYPLHLGVTEAGDGEYGRIKSTAGIATLLAESIGDTLRVSLTESPEKEISVCYGILQALGLRKTMVEYIACPSCGRTLFNLENVLHKVRNATQHLTGLDIAVMGCIVNGPGEMADADYGYVGKQAGYISLYRGQEEIKKVPEDKGVEELVNLIKADGRWIEP is encoded by the coding sequence ATGAATATTTTAGAAACCTCTAAGGATATTGAAAATGTTTCTAAACAAGAAATTGATACCACAATTCATCGTCGTCAAACTCGTCCAGTTAAAGTCGGAGATATAACTATTGGGGGAGGTTTTCCTGTTGTCGTACAATCTATGATAAATGAGGATACTCTTGATATTGAAAGTTCTGTTAATGCTATTCGTAAGTTACATGAAATTGGTTGTGAAATTGTCAGGGTTACAGTGCCCAGCATGGCCCATGCTAAAGCATTAGCAGCAATTAAACGTAGATTAAATGAAACTTATCAACCTGTGCCTTTAGTAGCTGATGTTCATCATAACGGCCTGAAGATAGCTTTAGAAGTTGCTAAACATGTTGATAAAGTTCGTGTTAACCCTGGACTTTATGTGTTTGAAAAGCATGATATAAATCGTAGTGATTATAGTCAGAAAGAATTTAAAGAAATTGGAGAAATAATACGGAAAACCTTGGAACCTTTAATTATCTCGTTAAGAGATCAAGGTAAAGCAATGAGAATTGGTGTTAACCATGGATCCTTGGCAGAAAGAATGTTATTCACTTATGGTGATACACCTTTAGGCATGGTTGAATCTGCGTTAGAGTTTATTCGTATTTGCGAATCTTTAGAATTTTATAATTTAGTAATTTCCCTCAAAGCATCCCGAGTACCTACGATGTTGGCAGCCTATCGTTTAATGGCTCAACGAATGAATGAATTAAATATGAATTATCCATTGCACCTAGGGGTGACTGAAGCTGGTGATGGAGAATATGGGCGCATCAAATCAACTGCTGGGATAGCAACACTTTTGGCGGAATCAATAGGAGATACTCTTCGTGTCTCTTTGACCGAATCTCCTGAAAAAGAAATTTCTGTTTGTTATGGTATCCTTCAAGCACTAGGATTACGAAAAACCATGGTGGAATATATTGCATGTCCATCCTGTGGTCGCACCTTGTTTAACTTAGAAAATGTTCTACACAAAGTACGTAATGCAACTCAGCATCTTACCGGCTTAGATATTGCTGTCATGGGTTGTATCGTAAATGGGCCTGGAGAAATGGCTGATGCAGATTACGGATATGTAGGAAAACAAGCCGGATATATATCTTTATATCGTGGGCAAGAAGAAATTAAAAAAGTACCGGAAGATAAAGGTGTAGAAGAATTAGTCAACTTAATTAAAGCCGATGGACGCTGGATAGAACCATAG